The Elusimicrobiota bacterium genome has a window encoding:
- a CDS encoding iron-containing alcohol dehydrogenase: MMYKFFLPTKIIFGENAVSFLPEEIKKFGNKTFIVCGKKSIKQAGTLDRIKKLLNDEGIETIIYDSISPEPDTEIVNAGLRIVGREKCCSVIGIGGGSAIDVAKAVAGLASEEHSAEDYLEIDGIKKIENPGRPFISVPTVSGTGAEVTMNSVLVNPKTGNKRSIRSKYLFAKVAIIDPELTLTVPPDITATSGIDALCHLVEGFISKKSNPVCDTLVHRGVKYVIENLPRVIKNPENLHAREKLALASLYGGIMIANSGLTLAHGIGSVIGPKYKIPHGLACAISLPEVLNYNLPVLPQEKLVVTRRVFGKNPKLFLKKFFREINLPTKLTNITYITDSTELTKLAEQILNTSSAKGNPKEVTVEDITKILKSII; this comes from the coding sequence ATGATGTATAAATTCTTTTTACCAACAAAAATAATTTTTGGAGAAAATGCTGTTTCTTTTTTGCCTGAAGAAATAAAAAAATTCGGTAATAAAACATTTATTGTTTGTGGTAAGAAATCAATCAAACAAGCAGGCACTTTAGATAGAATAAAAAAACTGCTAAATGACGAAGGGATTGAAACTATAATTTATGATTCTATCAGTCCAGAGCCAGATACAGAGATTGTAAATGCTGGTCTGAGAATTGTAGGGCGAGAAAAATGTTGTTCTGTTATCGGTATTGGTGGTGGTAGCGCTATTGATGTTGCAAAAGCAGTTGCAGGGCTTGCTAGTGAGGAACATTCTGCAGAAGATTATTTAGAAATTGATGGAATAAAAAAAATAGAAAATCCGGGACGACCTTTTATCTCTGTACCGACTGTTTCTGGTACAGGTGCTGAAGTAACGATGAATTCAGTTCTTGTAAATCCAAAAACTGGTAATAAAAGGTCAATACGGTCTAAATACCTTTTTGCAAAAGTTGCAATTATAGACCCGGAACTTACATTAACAGTGCCGCCTGATATCACAGCAACTTCTGGTATTGATGCACTCTGTCATCTTGTAGAAGGGTTTATCTCTAAAAAATCAAACCCTGTATGTGACACTTTAGTTCATAGAGGAGTAAAATATGTTATTGAGAATCTGCCCAGAGTAATAAAAAATCCTGAGAACTTGCACGCACGCGAAAAACTGGCACTTGCTTCTCTATACGGTGGAATAATGATTGCCAACTCAGGACTTACACTTGCTCATGGTATCGGTTCTGTTATAGGTCCAAAATACAAAATCCCACATGGGCTCGCCTGTGCAATCTCTCTACCAGAAGTACTGAATTACAATCTTCCAGTATTACCACAAGAAAAATTGGTAGTCACAAGACGAGTGTTTGGTAAAAATCCAAAACTGTTTCTAAAAAAATTTTTTAGAGAGATTAATCTCCCAACAAAACTAACCAATATAACATACATAACCGACTCAACTGAATTAACAAAACTCGCAGAACAGATTTTGAATACATCATCAGCAAAAGGCAACCCAAAAGAAGTAACGGTTGAAGATATTACAAAAATATTGAAAAGCATTATTTAA
- a CDS encoding cupin domain-containing protein, protein MEKTNEREKKFRQGDSGPKYLIQGPKWEGGIVVFKPGEKLGAHYHNEVEETFYFLEGSCKIYVNDVEYQANPGDVFRLEPKEKHDIHNNTTEIVKAVFIKCPYLPTDKIKA, encoded by the coding sequence ATGGAAAAAACAAACGAACGGGAAAAGAAATTCAGGCAGGGTGATTCAGGACCGAAATATTTGATTCAAGGACCAAAATGGGAAGGTGGAATTGTTGTTTTTAAGCCAGGTGAAAAACTTGGTGCACACTACCATAACGAAGTAGAAGAAACATTTTATTTCCTTGAAGGCAGTTGCAAAATCTATGTGAATGATGTAGAATACCAAGCAAACCCAGGCGATGTTTTTCGGCTTGAACCAAAAGAGAAGCATGATATCCATAATAACACTACTGAAATTGTTAAAGCGGTATTCATAAAATGTCCATATCTACCAACCGACAAAATCAAAGCTTAA